TTTAGCCGTGATTTATCTCGTACGCGCGACGCGCCGCCACTGTATGGAGACGATCGACGATATGCGCGAAGCGGACCGGCGGGAGCTGGAGGCGGCGGAGGGCGACGTAAAGATGGCGGTGCTGCGCGGCTGGCTGGGCTCTTCGTACTGTTTCGCAGCGCGCGACGGGCGCGGGCGGACGCTGGGGCTCTTCGGGGTTTTCCGCGAGGACGCGCACTGGTGGTGCCCCTGGCTTATCGGGACTTCGGCGCTGGATGAGTGCAGGCGGGATTTCGTCAGGCTGTCGGCGGCGCTTTTCCCGCGCCTGCGTGAGCGCTTCCCGAATATGCGCAATTATGTGGACGCAAGAAACGAAAGAAGCGTCCGCTGGCTTAAGCGGCTTGGGTTTCAATTTGGCGACCCGGAGCCTTACGGCGTTGCAGGGCTGCCTTTTTACAGGTTTTGGATAGGAGGTGAAGAGGAGTGTGTAATCCGGTTGTAGCGGCCGTCGCGTCCGTGGCCGGCACGCTCTACTCCGGCGTTGCGCAGATGCAGGCGGCGCGGGAGCAGGCTGACGCAGCGAGGATGCAGTCGGAGTATCAGGCCAGGGCGCTTGAGTTCAACGCGGAGCAGGCGCGCGGCGAGGCGGAGGCGGTGTCGAAGCAGGGAGCCGCCGAGCAGGAGGCGCTCGCCCGCAAGCAGCGCGCGGTTGCGGCTTCCGGACGCGCCGCGGCGGGAGCTTCGGGGCTGCTGGTGGATTCGGGGACGGCGGCCGCCGTGGAGGAGGCTACGGAGCTGGAAGCGGCGCGCGACCGGGACGTGCTGCGGCAGAATTATCAGCGGCAGCGCTTCGGGCTGGTGAATCAGGCGGTGGGGCTCGAGCACCAGGCGGAAGGCACGCGCAGGGGCGGCGAGGCTTACGCCTCAGCCGTGGAGAACGCCGGACGCGCGGCTTTGACGGGCTCGCTTCTGTCTTCCGCCGGCGTGGTGGCCGCCAAGTGGGATGATATGGTCGTGGGAAGGAAGAAGCCCGCGGCCGCCACGGCGCACAGAAGTTTTTATAAGGGCTTCTGGGGGCTGAATTAGCTTGAGAGAAAGCACGCGAGGAGGTTTTCGGCGATGAGGATACGGGGGGCTGAAAGTCTGCCCGAGGTGCGGGACGCGGGGCCGGTCGCTGTGAGGCGCGATTTGAACGATCCAGCCTCCGCCGCGATGGCCGCGGCCGCGGGGTATTCTTCCAAGGCGGGACAATATGTCGCGCAGGGCGCGCGGGATCTGGCGGCCGGCATCGAGAAGATGGCGCGGGACAGGGCGGAGGCGGGGGCGCTGGCCGCTTACAACGATTACGTAAGCCGCAGCTCGCATCTGCTTTACGACCCGAATACGGGGCTGATGCACGCGAAGGGCGCGGGGGCCGAAGGGCTTTCCGGCAGGGCGCATCAGGCGCACAAGGTGTTGAAGGATGAGATCATGAGCGCGCTGCCGGCGGGACAGCGAAGGCTTTTTGCGGAGCGCACGGCCTCGTACGACCGCGGCGTCGGCTCCGCCTGCATGAAGCTGGAGGGGGAGCAGATGTCCCTCTACAAGCAGGAGGAGGCCGAACGGACGCTGAAGACGATATATACGGCGGCCGCCCTGAACCCCGAGGGCTTTTCCATGGAGGCGCAGGAGGACGCCTTCAGGGAGATAACTATCGCCAGGTACGGCGACCAGGGGCCGGAGGCGAATCTCAAGAATTCCGGTCTGGTGCGCTCGGAGTTTTTTATAGGCATGATACAGCAGGCGGCGCAGAACGACCCGACGCGCGCCGAGACGCTGGTGAAGGAGTACGGGGGCTATATCGAGCCCGCCGACGCCCAGAAGCTGAAGGGCGCCGTTGAAAAAGCCGCCCTGCCGGCGAAGGCGCAGGCGGAGGCGCAGAGGCTGCTTGAGAAGTACGGCGCGGACGGGCTGGCAAGCGCTTTGGCCGACGTGCGCGACGCGCACGAGGGGAAGGAAGAGGACGTCTATCTCGGCTATGTGAATTCGCTTTTCGCCGACGCGAAGCAGGAGCAGACGGCGCTGTACAGGCAGACGCGCGGCGAGCTGGCGAAGCTTTATCTTAAGAGCGGGGGGCTCAACGGCGTGGATCTGCAGGCGCTGGTGGACGCGGGAAGGCTCGACGCGGAGGGGGCGCTCATGTGGTCCGAGAGAATATCGGCGGATCGTGAACGGCGCGCCGCGGCGGCCGACAGGAGCGCGAACGCCGCGTATCGCGCCATGCAGCAGGAGGACAGGCTTTTCAAGCTTTCACTGCGGGGGCTGGCGCCGATCCAGCAGGAGCTGCTTGAAGCGTCGCATTATTCCAAAAAGCCGGTAGAGTGGTATGTAAATAATTATGAGAAGGCGCTGGAGGGCGTGGCCGACGGAAGTTTCGACGAGGACAAGCTGGCCGGCATGAAGGCTTACGGCATGCTGGTGGATACGCACGAGAAGGAGCTGGCGCGGAAGCTGAGGGAGCGCGACTCTTCGCCCAGGGCGCTGCAGATACAGCTGAATTGCGCAGCGCAGTTCAGGGAGAAGATGAAGAAGCTGAAGATAGAGGACGAAACTTACGCGCTGCAGGACAGGTTCAATTATGATTATGAGCAGGAACGGAAGAAGAACGGCGGCTTCGTTTCAAATAAGAGGGCGAATGAGATGATGGACGACATCCTGGCGCCGGAGGTCATCGGGCAGACACGGACGTGGCTCGGCGGGGTGCGGGATGTCGCGGTACGCCGCGGCGAGATAGCGCCAGGAGCGGAGAGGGGCGCGGACGGGAAGTGGTATGTGACGGACGCCGACGGGAAAAAGCACGAGCTGATTTTCCCGAACGCGCCGAAGATGCTGCCGCCTTCCGAAGCAAAGAAGTATGAGGGGATGCCGCGGCCGATGAGGTGAGGCGCCCCGCCCGAGGATGCGGAAAAGACGGGAGCAGGGCTCCCGTCTTTTTGCGCCGCTTACGCTGAAACCAAAACCAGGCGGGGCGACCTTCCCGCATCTCCTAACCTCTTGCGAGGGGCGACGGCTGCCCGTTCCGTCCTCAGGGTTTTGTTTTCGTTTATTATGTTACGAAATTTTAAGGGCTCTGTCAAGTTTTTGCATCCTGAGCAGGAGGATGGGCAGGAGCCGGCGGACGTCTCAATCTGCCGGAGTTTACGAAGCGTAGGATTTTGACGCCGCTTACGACGTAGAGGGATCTCACGAAGAGGCTGCCTTCGCCGGAGGCTCTTACGGCGGCTTTTATGAATTCGCGGTT
This sequence is a window from Synergistes jonesii. Protein-coding genes within it:
- a CDS encoding virion core protein, T7 gp14 family gives rise to the protein MCNPVVAAVASVAGTLYSGVAQMQAAREQADAARMQSEYQARALEFNAEQARGEAEAVSKQGAAEQEALARKQRAVAASGRAAAGASGLLVDSGTAAAVEEATELEAARDRDVLRQNYQRQRFGLVNQAVGLEHQAEGTRRGGEAYASAVENAGRAALTGSLLSSAGVVAAKWDDMVVGRKKPAAATAHRSFYKGFWGLN